Genomic window (Salinibacterium sp. M195):
GACCAGATCTCGCGATCACCAGCGCCAACGGCACTCCGACGATGAGGCACAGAGCCGTTGCCGAGAGCGCCGTCTGCAGCGAGAGGCCGAGAGCAGACAAGGCTTCTGCCGAAACAATGGCCGCGGGCACACGTGGCCAGTCGGCGCGAGCAACTAATCCCACCAGTGGCAGCACCAGCAAGGCGAACCCTACGGCGGCGGGAATGTATAACAGTCGCGGCATTCCTACGCCAGCAGGGGCTTGGAGCCGCATATTCGCGCTCATGACCGACCGAACCCGTAGCGCGAGAGAACACTCTGACCACGGTCAGAGACAACGAAGTCTCGAAATGCCTCCGCGACAATGGGGTTCGCCGACGATTCGAGTATCCCGAGGGGGTAGGTACTCTTGGCCTCGTCTGCCTCCGGAATATTGATGCCCTCAACCGCCTCCGCTGCGGCGATATCCGTGACGTACACAAGGCCGGCATCCGCTTCTCCCAGCTGCACCTTAGTCAGCACCGCTTTTACGTTGAGTTCTTCGCTTGCGGGAGTCACGACGATTTTTTCGCGGTCAAGGAGGGTCTGGGCGGTAGCCCCGCACGGCACTTGTGGCGCACACAGGACGAGCTGCACTCCGGGAGCTGAAAGGTCAGCCAGCTCAGAGATGTTGAGAGGGTTGCCCGGCTGCACCGCAATCTGTAACGAGTTGCTAGCGAAAGGTATCGCCTCACCGTCGAGCAAGTCGCTGACGGAGCGCATTGTGGCCCCATCTGCCGCCGCGAATATGTCGGCAGGAGCACCTTCCCTTATTTGTGTCGCCAGTGTCGTCGATCCGTCGAAGGAAATAGGCGCGATCGTGACGTCCGGGTGATCCGAACCAAAGATTGCCGCCAGTTCGGTGAATGACTCAGTGAGTGACGCCGCCGCAAAAATGGTGAGAGTTCCCTGGAGTTCACCTGGCTGTGTGGATGCCGTTGAGCCGGAAACCGAGGAGCTACAGCCCGAAAGCGTCAACGCCGAAACAACGGCCAACGCCGCTGCCACACGCGTCAAGCGCGGCGCTCTGACACTTCGTTCAGAATGACGAACCACTATCGGTGGCCCTGCGGAGATTCGACAACAACCATCGTTGCCTTGACGACTGCTACCGCGAGCGACCCGATTTCGAGCTTCAGGTCACGCACTGCTTCTGTCGACATGAGCGAAACGATTCGGTGGTGACCGCACTGCATTTCTACCTGTGACATAACGGTGTCGCTGACGATTCCCGTCACGAGCCCGACCATTCGATTGCGAGCGCTGCTGACAGAGTCGGTGTTCTGCTGCGCCAAGGCAGCGTGGCGAGCTCGTTCTTGGGACAGGCCCGCCAGCTCTGCGCCATCCACCACTTGACGACCTGAGCCGTCAGTGGCCGCCGTCAACTCCTGCGAATTCACCCACCGCCGCACAGTATCGTCGCTCACCCCAAGAAGTTCGGCGGCCTCACTGATCCGATATTGCGTCATAGATACGACAATATCACCGCAACTGCGGGACTATCCGTTCGCATTTTCCTCAGCTGACTACAGCATCTTCCGCGTCACTAGACTCGGAGCATGCCCTTTGACGCGTCCGCCACTCCGTCGCCGATGAGCATCGATGAGCATCGCGAGCGCATTCTCGCGACAGTCTCACCATTAGCGCCCGTCTGGGTTTCACTCGCGGACGCTCTCAACCTCACACTCGCTGCCGACGTGTTGGCGAAAGTGGATGTTCCGAGTTTCGATAATTCCGCTATGGATGGCTACGCCCTTCGCCGGGCCGATGTCTCGGCCGCGTCCGCAGAGTCGCCCGTCCGGCTGAAAGTCGTCGCTGACCTCGCGGCCGGTTCGGCCGAGAACCCGCCACTTCGCGACGGCGAAACTGCCCGCATCATGACGGGCGCCGCTGTACCCGCTGATGCTGACTGCATCGTGCCCATCGAAGACACTGACTGCGGAACTGACACCGTGCTTATCTCTCGCGCCCCGAAACCTGCTGCCCACATCCGGCGCACAGCAACAGACGTGCACAACGGCCAGACAGTGTTGACAGCAGGCCGCGTGCTTGGCCCGCGCGATCTCGCTGCGGCGGCCGCGACCGGCAGCAGCGAGCTGCTCGTTCACCGCCCACCGCGCGTTGGCGTGCTCTCCACTGGCAGCGAACTTCGGGCGCCCGGTGAGCCCCTCAGCGGGGGCCAAATCCATGATTCGAACTCGTTACTCTTAGCGGCATTGGTGACCCAAGCCGGTGCCGTGGCGATTCAGCTTGGCTCGGTGCTCGACGACGAGGATGCGTTGCGTGCCGTTCTCGAGGAGCATGCCGCTCACGTCGACGTCTTCATCACTTCGGGTGGCGTGAGCGTTGGAGCTTATGACATCGTGCGCCACGTGCTTGCGCCGCTCGGCGTCTGGTTCGGCCCGGTGCGTATGCAACCGGGGAAGCCGCAGGGGTTTGGGCGACTTCCGCGAGCAAGCGGCGACGGCGATGGGCCCGCAATTTTTGCGCTTCCCGGCAACCCCGTGAGCGTCTTCGTATCCTTCGAGACATTCGTGCGGCCCGCCTTGTTGACGCTGGCGGGGCGAACGCAGATCACGCGCGACACGGTTGTCGCGACCGTTTCCACCGGATGGCAGAGTCCGGCAGGGCGTGCCCAATACATGCCGGCTGTCGTTAGCGTCGATGAGGGCGGAACGCCAACAGTACGCCCCGCAACTGCCGGTGGGGCCGGTTCCTATCTCGTCGCGAGCTTGGCGCACGCGAACGCCTTGGCGTTCGTCCCTCACGACATCACTGACGTACGCGAAGGTCAGCTACTCGCTGTCACACTAGTGACATGAACGAGACACCTTTCACTCACCTCAACGCCGCTGGCCAAGCCCACATGGTGGATGTCACTGCCAAGACTCCAACGGTGCGCTCGGCGACGGCGGCCGGCTTCGTTCGCTGTTCCGCCACGGTCATTGGTGAGTTGCGGTCGGGCACGGCGCCCAAGGGTGACGTTTTAGCGGTCGCTCGAATCGCCGGCATCCAGGCGGCTAAGCGTACTGCTGAGCTGTTGCCACTGGCGCACATCATTGGCGTACACGGTGCCCAAGTCGACCTTGAGATTACGGATGATGGTGTTGCTGTCACGGCGACCGTGCGTACCGCAGACCGCACCGGCGTTGAGATGGAAGCGCTCACCGCAGTGTCGGTTGCAGCACTGGCTATTATCGACATGGTCAAGGGCATGGATAAGTCCGTACAGATTGAGAATGTGCGCTTGCTCGCCAAGTCTGGCGGTCGCTCTGGAGAGTGGCTGCGGCCAGAGTAGCCACATCCCACTAGGCGCGGCGCTAGTGGTCGCCGTTGTCCAATTGGTCGAGGATGTGCGGAACGAGCGGCAGCAGCACGTCCAGCCCTTCGGTGACTGCACTCAGTGATCCCGGAAGATTGACGATCAGAGACTGCTGAGTCACCCCCACTAGTCCGCGGCTGAGGGCCGCCATGGGGGTGCTTCTGGCGCCTTCACGGCGAAGCATCTCCGCGATACCGGGTATCTCTCGCGCGAGCACTGGTCGTGTTCCCTCTGGCGTGAAGTCGCGTGGCCCGATGCCGGTGCCCCCCGTCGTGATGATGAGTCGTGCACCGACGTCGATCGCAGCCACTAGAGAATTTTCGACAGCTTCCACACCATCCGGAATCACTGTTGCGGTCGCGGAGTACCCCTGTGCGGCGAGCATCTCGACAATGCGGGGGCCTGATTCATCACGACGTTCCCCGCGCGAACTCCGGTCAGAGACAGTGATGACGGCGGCGACGATGGCGTCAGTCAGCTCATGCTGCGGTTGAATCATGCCCTAACGGTACGACAGCATGGCGGCGACTAGCTACAGCAGCTTCCGCACGAAGTTCTTCGGCTAGCTTGCGAAAGGGTTCGTGGACTGCAAACCTGAACCTATGAGTAGGATCACGGTTCGGCGCAAAGTTACTCGGCTCACAGTCGGTGCTACCTCAAGCGTCAAAGAAGATTTTCTTGCTGTCGAAGAGCCGTTAGAAATCCGCGTTGGTGGTCGCGCCCTGGCCGTCACTATGCGCACCCCGGGAAACGACTACGACCTAGCTGCGGGGTTTCTTGTGTCAGAGGGCGTCATCAGTCGAGGTGACCAGTTCGTTGCCGCCCGCTATTGCGCTGACGCAACCGTCGCGGATCAGAACACGTATAACGTGCTCGATGTGACCCTCGCAGCAGACGTTCCACCGCCAGATCCCAGCCTCGAGCGAAACTTTTACACCACTAGCTCGTGCGGTGTCTGCGGCAAAGCGAGCATCGAGATGGTGAGCACGCAATCCGCGTACGAAGTCGCTGACGACCCCGTCAGGATCGACCCCGAGGTCTTAATCACCTTCCCCGAGAAACTGCGGGCGGAGCAGGCAGTGTTTGAGAAGACGGGCGGGTTGCATGCCGCTGGGCTTTTCGACGGGGTTACAGGCAAATTACTGGTGCTTCGAGAGGATGTCGGGCGACACAACGCCGTCGACAAGGTAATCGGCTGGGCAGCCAAAGAGAATCTCTTGCCGCTTCGAGGCACCGTATTGATGGTGTCGGGCCGGGCAAGCTTCGAGCTAACCCAAAAGGCGAAGATGGCCGGAATCCCCGTGCTCGCCGCAGTGTCGGCGCCCTCCTCACTCGCTGTCGAGCTCGCAGCGGAGGTCGGCATGACGCTGGTCGGTTTTCTCCGAGGAAACTCGATGGTGATCTATGCGGGAGATCGCATCCAGGCTCTCACTGCGGGCTAACAAACGACGAAGACGGTACATCAGCCGGTTGTACCGACTGCTGTACCGCCCTGTCGTTGAGCAGTGCTGAACCCCGAAAGGCGTCAGCGCGTGCTCTTAGCTATTTGCGGTGCGCGGGGCTCCGATCCCGGAATTGATTTTATGCAGCCCGCCCTTCGATGGTGTGATGTCGAAGTCGAACATTGCCGTTGGTAGGTACACCGTGGCGCACGAGTTCGGGATATCGACGACGCCAGACAACCGGCCTTCGATTGGAGCGGATCCCAACAGGAGGTAGGCCTGCTCGGGGCTGTAGCCGAACTTGGTGAGGTAGTCGATCGCATGCAAGCACGCACGCTGGTAGGAGAGATCGGAATCGAGGTACTTCTGCTCGCCATCGAGCGTGACCGAGGTGCCACTAAAAGCCAACCATTCGCTGTACTGGGGGCCTTCGATTCCTGGTTGGAAGATCGCGTTCTCCGACACTCCATACTTTTCCATGCCGCCCTTGATGATGTCGACTTTGAGCTCAAGGAATCCGCCCATTTCGATACCACCGCAGAAGGTAATCTCACCGTCACCCTGGCTGAAGTGCAGGTCGCCGAACGACAGGTTCGCTCCCTTGACAAACACGGGATAGAAAACTCGCGTGCCCTTCGTGAAGTTCTTGATGTCCTGGTTTCCGCCATTCTCGCGAGGCGGTGCAGTACGGGCACCTTCGTTGCTCACCCGGTCGAACTCAGCGCCCGACAGCGATCCGAGAATCGCCGAGCGCGGCTCCGGGGGAAGCGCCAGTGGCGGCACTCGCTGCGGGTCCGTCGCGATCAGAGCGGCCTCGCGAGAGTTCCACGTTGCCAGCAGATCATTTGACGGCGCCACTCCCATGAGCCCGGGGTGCGTGATGCCGCGGTAGCGCACTTCAGGCACGTGGCGCGAGGTCGCGTACCCGCCCTCGAAGTCCCAGATTGCCTTGTACGCATCGGGAAACTGGTCTACGAGGAAGCTTCCGCCATTGTTCTTCGTGAAGACTCCGGTATAGCCCCAGCCCTGACCTGCCAACGGGCCCGTCTCGTTCGGGATCGAGCCGATGTCAAGGATGTCGACAATCAGCAGGTCGCCGGGTTCGGCACCTTCGATGGCGAACGGCCCGCTCAACACGTGGACGCTTTCTAGCGGCGCATTGGCGATGTCATCAGCTGAGTCATCGTTAACGATTGCCCCGTCGAACCATTCACGACAGTCAGCTCGAAACACCTGTCCCGGTTTGACCGTGACGGCCGCCGGAATATCTCCATGCCATCGATTGTGGCCAACCAGTTTCTGGTCGGTAAAGGATTTTTCGGAATCTAAGGGAAACAGATTCTCAGACATTTTTTTCCTTTCAAAGATGAAACAAATTCTTGTGAGAGTCGTGAAACTGCGTTCGCTGCGGGATGGCCGCCGCGGAGGCTTAGGCGTTCGAGTGGGCCACCTCCTCCGCGGGAGCTGGTTGGCGGGTGCGCAAGATGACCATTGCGACGATGAAGACCACCGCGAGCACAATTGCGACGATCGCGCCGTCTAGCGTTTGCCAAATTCCCGTGAGGATAAGGAACGCTGGAATGGCGGCGGTAATCCAGCCCTGCACCGCCGCAACTGCCCCAGTGATCCACGTGAGCGAGGTCATTCCCTTGCCAAGCACTAGATAGAACAGGGACCACAAAACGGCCCATTGGAGCCAGATAACGAAGAACGCGTAGTCACCGAACCAGACAAGGTTCGCGACGGCGTAGGCGACCGCCGCAATAGCGACGAAGAGGGAAAAGTAGCCGAGCCCCGTTGGGTCGTAGCCCCAGGTGTTTCCCATCGCGACGTACAGGTAGGTGAAGCCAAAGAGATAGAGACCGCTCGCGGAGAAAATCACCGCAGCGTCTCCACCGGCAGTAAAGATCAGATACGTCGGAGTGAGAACTTGCAGGAACCCGACAAACCAGTTGAGCGGCGTTGCGCCGGCGCCTTTCACAATGCCCATCAGCGCTAGCCCGTTGAGAAATAGGACCGCACCTACGTATAGCAAACCGACAGCACTCATCTGGATCTCGCTTCCTGTTTTTTATTCTCTAGGCGCGCGGTAATTTCTGCGCTCGAGGATCATAGGTAACCCGTTGGGGGCGACGAGACCCCGAAGGAAGCGAACCAACCACCTGCGGTGCATCCGCCGTTGCGTTGGTTGCATCGAGAAGTCTTCTCGCTCCGGCGTTCCCAAAATTGAGAAGAGGGGAACTGAAAATACGAGGTGCGTCGCCTGCACAAGCCGGGCATGAAGCCGTCTGGGGAATGTCACCCATCGGCGCTCGTTTGTCGAAATGCCCGTGTTCAGCGCAAGAATATTCGTAAGCAGGAATGGCGCTCACCACCGATCTCGGGTAGACGACTCTGTATATCTCGAGACGCTAGCAAGCATCCCTCAGGGAAGCAATGGTCGCGGTACCACTCTGCTGCGACGAGGGGATTTCCGCTATGCGCACCCGGCCGGGAGAAAGTCACCGAGAACCAGAAGGATGCCGTCAAATAAAACAGCTGGCGCACCGCAGAAAGAAGCTTCGCGCGGTTAACGCAAAAATCCCGGCCTCTTTCGAGACCGGGATCTTTCACATGGTTGCGGGGACAGGATTTGAACCTGCGACCTCTGGGTTATGAGCCCAGCGAGCTACCGAACTGCTCCACCCCGCGGCGTGCTTAAAGACTAACACAGGGTGAAGGAGGTGAAAACCGAACTCAGCGGGTTCGCAGTGTGCTGCGGCCCGCTGAGTCAGAATTCGCTATTCAGTGGCGTCGATTGCCCGCTGGATTGCGGCGGTCATGCGGTCGTCTGCCTCAGCGGCAGCGACGAGATCGTTGTCAGCGTAGGCTGCCTGACGATCGGCCAATGCTGACTTGTAGTCGGCAAGAGCCTTGTCGAGAGCGGGGTTGTCGCCCGGCGTTACTGGCTCAACTGGCGCGTCAGGATCAACGGGCTCCACTGGCGCGTCTGGATCAACCGGAACCTCCGGGTCAACCGGAACTTCACCGTCGCCAGCCTCGGCTCCAGAGTCTCCCCCGAACAGCGAGTCGAGTGCCTGGTCGAGGGTGTCCTCGAATGCAATCTCATCACCGAACGATACGAGCACCTTGCGCAACAGTGGGTACTGGGTTCCACTCGTTGACTGCACGTAAACCGGTTGCACATAGAGCAGTCCGCCACCGACGGGCAGCGTCAGCAGGTTTCCGAGCTTCACCTCGGTGTCACCGCGCTGCAAGAGCGCAAGCTGGTTCGCGACAATCGTGTCGGTGTTGAAGCTGTTCTGCACCTGACCAGGACCCGGGATGGTGTCCTTCTTGGGCAGATTCAGCAGCGTGAGCTTGCCGTAATCTGGCCCGGCATCCGAGTTCGCGGTGAGGTATCCGGTGAGAACACTTCGGGTCGCGTCTGCACTTCCCTTCGGAATGAAGGTCGAGTACAGCGTGAACGCGGGGTCTTCGGTTCCCGGAACCTGCATCGTGAGGTAGTACGGGGGCTGAAGCGAACCAGTTGCTGAAACCGGGTCTTCCGGGCTCACCCACTGGTCGTCACTCGAGTAGAACGAGCCAGCATCCGTCACGTGGAAGGATCCCAGAATCTCGCGCTGCACCTTGAACAGGTCAGAGGGGTACCGCACGTGGTCGAGCAGTTCAACGCTCATGTCGCTCTGTGGCAGCAGCGTGTTCGGGAAGATCTTGTTCCAGGTCTTCAGTACAGGATCTTCGTCGTCCCACGCATACAGCTTCACCGAACCGTCATAGGCATCAACTGTTGCCTTGACCGAGTTGCGGATGTAGTTGATGTTGTCGAGCGCGAACTGCGGCGCCGGCGTGTAGGTGTCTGCAATCGCACTGGAGAGCTGCTCGACCTGCGAGTACGGGTAGTTAGCGCCCGTGGTGTAGCCGTCGACGATCCACACGATGCGGTCGTCCACGATGGCGGGGTAGACATCGCTGTCAACGGTGAGGTACGGCGCTACCTTCGCGACACGGTCGAGAGGCTCACGGTCGTACAAAATCTGCGACTCTTCAGTAACCGCTGACGAGAGGAAGATTTGCTCAGACTGGAACTTGATCGCGTAAACAAGCTTCTTGAAAACGTTGTCGAGAACTGGCCCACCTTCGCCGTCAAACGTGGTGGTGGCGTTCTGGTTGCTATCTTCGCCACCCGACGGGAAGTCGAGCTCGATGTCATCGGCACCCTCGGGTCCACCGACAATCGAGTACTCGGGTGACTTCTCACCGAAGTAAACGCGAGGCTCAAATTCGCCAAGGGCACCCGTGCTGGGGATTCCCGACTGCAAGAACACCGGCTGACCATCGGCAGCGCGTTGGTTACCGTAGGCCGCAACAACGCCGTAACCGTGCGTGTAGACGACGGCATTGTTGTACCAAGACTGGGAATCGCCCAGACCGGACTGGTTCAACTCACGAACCGCAATGACGGTGTCTTGCGTCTCGCCGTCAATGTCATAGCGGTCAACATCGAGGTGACTGTCGAACTGGTAGTACTGCTTGAACTGTTCGAGCTGCGCAAACGCCTGCGGCGCAATAGCGGGGTCGAGGATGCGGATGTTTGCCGTTGTCGTTGCGTCTTCACGCAGCGCACCAGATTCGGCATCCGTCGTCGCGCTGTAAGGAATCTCTTCGACGTCGGCAACGCCGTAGGCATCACGTGTCGCCTGAATGCTTCGATCTATATATTCCGATTCGTAGGTACGCGCGTTGGGGTCTACCTGGAAGCGCTGGACGATCCACGGGTAGAGGTTTCCGACGACGAGCCCGCTGATCAGCAGCAGAGCGGTACCGATCATCGGCAGACGCCAGCGACCGATTATGGCCGTAACGATGAACAGGATGGCAACGATGGCGGCAATTCCCGCAAGAATTGCGCGACCCGGAATTGTGGCGTTTGCCTCGGTGTAACTTGCACCGGTTTGCAGGAATCCCTGGCTCGAGGAGTAGAGCGTGGTGAACTGGTCGAGCCAGATGCTCAATGCCTGAACAGCAAAGAAGAGGCCGGCGGTGACGGCCAACTGGATGCGCGCAGAACGTGAGATGCGCACTTCGCGGCCATGAACGCTGAGCGCACCGTAAAGATAACTTGTCGCGAGAGCGGCAACGAACGAAACGATGAGTACCGCGGAAGCGAATCCGACAATGCCGTGGTACATGGGCAGCTCGTAGAAGTAGAAGCCAATGTCTAGCTTGAACTGCGGGTCGACTTCACCGAAAGAGGTGCGGTTGAGCCACTGCAACGCAACGGGCCAGCTGCCAGCAGCGGAGACGCCACCGAAAACTCCCAAAAGAACGGGGATACCGACCATGGCGAGCTTGCGGAGCGGCTCGACTACCTGCTGGTAGCCCTCCAGCTGCGCATTGAGTTTCGCGTAAATCGGGCGTGCACGGAACGCGATGAGAAGGCTGATACCCACCGGAATTGCCATCGCAGCAAAACCAATAAGGAACATCACCGCATTAGCGATCCACTGGGTGGTAAGCACCTCGAGATAGCCGGCCTGGTCAAACCAGAGAACGTCGGCATAGAGATTGGAGAACAAGAAGAATGCGATCACAATGACGGCGAGAATTATCGCCGTGATCGTAAACGCAGACCTCGTTTTGCTCTTAGGGGCTGATTCGGTTTGGCTCGACACTGTACTTCGCTCCTGAGATTGGGGGCCTAGCGGTATCTTAAAGGTCTTTCATGGGCGCGGGGCGAATGATCGCTCTCAGCGTCAATCGGGGAAACGATCACCCAATAGCGGTCAACGTGCGTCGCAAGACGGAAGCCCGGTGCCGCTCAGGCCAGCACGGATGCTGGCGAGCGCGACGAGAGCGTCGTTGAGGTTATCCACTGCGTACACGGTGAGGCCGTCGGGGATGTTCTCCGCGACCTCATCGCAATTCTCTACTGGGGCAAAGAAAAAGCTGGCGCCGGCATCGCGGGCCCCATACATCTTCTGTTGAATTCCCCCGATTGGCCCGACGTCACCGCTGGCGGTGATGGTGCCGGTTCCCGCAATTTCTTCACCGCCGTTGATCGCACCAGGCGTGAGCTTGTCGATGATCCCTAGCGCGAACATCATGCCTGCGCTGGGGCCGCCGACATTCTCAAGCTGAATCTTGACGTCAACGGGAAAGTTGTATTCACTACCCACAATGACTCCGATGACAGCGATGGCGTCATCGCCCTCGCTCATTGTCGGCGTGATCTCCGCCGTCTGTTCTTCACCCTCGCGTTCAAAGACGATGATGGCGGGCGTCGTTGTTCCGTTGCTCGCAATCGCATCGCGAAGGCCGGCAACGTCAGCGAAAGTTTCGTCATTAACCGACCGGATGATGTCGCCAGCCTGCAGCACACCATCCGATGGTCCGTCGGCGCTTGTCTCGGCGACGGTGAGCGTTGCATCAAATTCGTAGTCCAGATCGGACAGTGCCGCAGCAATTGCTTCCTGTTGCGAGCTTTCCATCTGAATGCGGCCAGCTTCTGCTGATTCCTCAACCGTCACGCCAGTGGGGTAAATGGATTCGACAGGAACGATCGCGCGACTGCGGTCGAAGTACGCGGCACCGACTTCGAACCAGCTCAGCGGCGACTGAGGGTTTCCCTGCACGTTCACGGTGAGCATGTCGAGCGCACCCTCAGTGGGATACGTCGTTTCGACGGGAATTTGGATGAGCGGCACAAGCTCGCCGTCGATCTCAACGTCGCCCAAGGTGTCGTAGACCGGGCCCGGTTGTTCGATGATGTACGGCGAGGGAACGAGCGTTGCCAACAACGTTCCGATGAGCGCAACGCTGAGAATCAGCCAGCCAAGCCAGCCACTTCGGGCGCGACGAGACGACTGTTCGGGACGATTATCAGTAAACAGGGCCACCTAGGTCCTTACGGGGTGGAAGCGGTGTTCGCCACAGGCGCACGGTAAGACTCACTAGCCTAGGTCAAAACTCAGCCGCGCACGCCATCGAGCGGCTAGCGTTAATCCATGGCTGACAACGCTGACAACAATTCCGAAGACGAGTTCCGCGACATGATGCGAGAGTTCCTCTCCGGAGATGGAGAGATTGACCCCGCAAAGCTTGCTGCCGCGGCGGGATTGCCGAATGATCCTGCAATGATTCAGCAGCTCCTGAGCCAGCTCCAGAGCGCCCTCGGTAACAGCAAAGATGGAATCGACTGGGACATTGCGCTCCAGCAAGCTAAAGGCCTCGCCGCGCAAGGCACTGTCGTCTCGTTGCCCGCGGAGCGTTCCAAGCTGGAACAGGCCCTCCACGTGGCATCACTGTGGCTCAACGAGGTCACTGACGTTTCTGAACTCACCGTGGAGCCCAAACTTCTGAGCCGCAGCGAGTGGGTCACCCTCACCATGCCCGTCTGGACACAGCTTGCTGAGCCCGTGGCGAATTCGATCGCGAACTCGCTCACTGACGTACTCACGCAAAACACCCCAGAAGAGATGAATGACATGCTCAGCGGTGCGAGCAAAGTGATGCGCAACATCGGCGGCACCCTGTTCGCCATGCAGCTCGGCCAGGTTGTCGGGCAGCTCTCGAGTGAAGTGGTCTCTGGCGGAGACATCGGTATCCCCCTGCTCGATGAGCAGCAGGCAGCGATCGTGCCCCAAAACGTGTTCGCATTTGGCAATGGCCTCGACCTTCCTGACGAAGAAATTCACCTGTACTTGGCCGTGCGCGAGCTCGCGCACGCTCGACTGTTCCGGCATGCAAAGTGGCTGCGCCTACAGTTCATGACCTCGGTTACGGCCTATGCCCACGACATCCACATTGACTCGGATGCGATTGCCGAACTCGCAAACGGTTTCGATCCAAGCAACCCTGAAGACTTGCGCGACGCCATGACGAATGGTTCGCTCATCCCGCCTAAGAGCGAGGAACAACGGGAAGCACTTGAACGTCTTGAGACGGTGCTCGCCCTGGTCGAAGGGTGGGTTGATGTCGTTACCGCGGCTGCCACCACTCGACTGCCTGCGCGGGGCGCGATCGCAGAAACTGTGCGTCGGCGTCGCGCCTCTGGCGGACCAGCAGAGTCTGCGTTTGCCACCCTCGTCGGCCTAGAACTTCGACCTCGTCGACTACGAGAAGCCGCCGCAATGTGGCAACACGTCAGTGACGAACTTGGCGCAGAGCAGCGTGATGCTCTCTGGTCACACCCTGACCTGATGCCCACCGGCGCCGACATCGACGATCCTGCCGCGCTCGTGGCTCGACTCCGTGATGGCGGAAAGACCCCAGACGATATCGATCAGGCAATTAACGACCTCCTGAACGACGAGTCTGGAGACCGGCCTCACGAAGGCGACAACTCCTAAGCAGCGTGCACCGCGCTCGCTGCGCGCTGTGGAATCTTCGCACTGACCAATCGGACAGGCGTGCACAATAGGCACATGATCCTGCGCGTAGACCCCCGCCTACCACTGGTGTGGCGCTCCCCCACGAGCGCCCAATTCGGTATCGACCCACCCGCTGTTGTGCTGCCCCATGTCACCGACATCCAAGAGAAGATCCTCTCGGCTCTTGTCTCGGGCATCAGTCGCAGCGGAATCGGCATGCTGGCACGGTCGCACCCCGCCGAGTGTGACGACCTTCTCGACGCGCTCTCGCGAATCCTCGTTGCCACGCCGCCACAACCGCCAAGCGCCCACGTTGCCATCGTGGGCTCCGGCGCGCTCACCGAAGCAATCGCTCGAACCCTCGCAGCTAGCGGAGTGACGGTGAGCACCGCTGAGCACTCGGATGAGCTAGCCGGGCCAGACCCGGATCTCACGATCTTGGTCGGGCACTTCGTCATCGCCCCCTCAGTGCACTCGCACTGGCTGCGCCGGGATATTCCGCACCTGCCGGTCGTGGTGTCAGACTCTGCGGCCGAGATCGGCCCCGTCGTCACCCCGGGCATCACCGGATGTTTGCTGTGCGTCGAGCTCCACCGTCGCGACGCCGACGTTGCCTGGCCCGCCATCGCAACTCAACTAATGGGCCGCCATTCCCACGCCGAGACCCCGGTGCTCATTGCCGAAGCTGCGGCCGAGGCAAGTCGGATGGCTCTGCATCGATTGGGAAGAGGCG
Coding sequences:
- a CDS encoding zinc-dependent metalloprotease yields the protein MADNADNNSEDEFRDMMREFLSGDGEIDPAKLAAAAGLPNDPAMIQQLLSQLQSALGNSKDGIDWDIALQQAKGLAAQGTVVSLPAERSKLEQALHVASLWLNEVTDVSELTVEPKLLSRSEWVTLTMPVWTQLAEPVANSIANSLTDVLTQNTPEEMNDMLSGASKVMRNIGGTLFAMQLGQVVGQLSSEVVSGGDIGIPLLDEQQAAIVPQNVFAFGNGLDLPDEEIHLYLAVRELAHARLFRHAKWLRLQFMTSVTAYAHDIHIDSDAIAELANGFDPSNPEDLRDAMTNGSLIPPKSEEQREALERLETVLALVEGWVDVVTAAATTRLPARGAIAETVRRRRASGGPAESAFATLVGLELRPRRLREAAAMWQHVSDELGAEQRDALWSHPDLMPTGADIDDPAALVARLRDGGKTPDDIDQAINDLLNDESGDRPHEGDNS